Proteins encoded within one genomic window of Acipenser ruthenus chromosome 32, fAciRut3.2 maternal haplotype, whole genome shotgun sequence:
- the LOC117965226 gene encoding uncharacterized protein LOC117965226 gives MMPCCLRFGITLLLAVLVTDVWTQNPPLGSVRTECQGSVMMMLDKSFVGKYFRINVIDNKGALVSLSPRLAAQCGYSLTVDFFGNAKFLASVLSCFAQNTNDETYKLTVQISVFSNSAMTSASSYVQSMTCRYSPWVEREILCERNYMEVSVRRGVPLIEPNFVQDDPDWSLAYPEATAADNSIWKIVFHLPANRKTTMTVAQAMTNGYGINTTPSRILVRAAYNSTESQPQVIQTVPMAVLRSTTFYKQRWMVMMVDTAVTCPTDGTAFTEQMITWNVPRVLPPLVPTPQITTLDVQMGVDGRKLDPATIHNRDYKLDVGPQLITVKIPVGADGGYYKSHVLDNTYVISYSIEPMLEHTWQDGPEKTKYTVLHPITTPFMPRPPVVTNDTVPKARVFNVTLGTFLPDVELVKIIVGSETLTVPEANLKGYNVQEHVFPNGSKTYTLQVPFEDPNVKQKVTPPDTRTYILPLTYLLNIVPENTPFTHPAVVEAILKDIILPIVTGYCDGAAF, from the exons atgatgccgtgttgtcttagatttgg aataacattgctgttagcagtgttagtcactgatgtttggacgcagaacccccctctag gctcggtgaggacagaatgtcaagggagtgtgatgatgatgttggataagtcttttgttggaaagtattttcgtatcaatgtgattg ACAATAAGGGggcgcttgtgtccctctctccaagactggctgcacagtgtggatatagcttaactgttgacttctttggaaatgccaagttccttgcttctgtgctgagctgctttgctcagaacaca aatgatgagacctacaagctgacagtacaaatcagtgtcttctcaaacagtgctatgacttcagcttcctcctatgttcagagcatgacatgccgctattctccatgggtggagagggagattctgtgtgaaagaaactacatggag gtttctgtgagaagaggtgtgccacttattgagccaaactttgttcaagatgatcctgattggtcccttgcataccctgag gcaactgctgctgacaacagcatctggaaaattgtgttccatctcccagcaaatagaaagacaaccatgactgttgctcaggccatgacaaatggctatggcataaacactacaccaagtcgaattctggttagagctgcctacaactccacagaaagccagcctcaggtg atccaaactgtaccaatggctgtgctaaggtcaaccaccttttataagcaaagatggatggtcatgatggtggacactgcagttacatgtcctactg atggaacagccttcacagaacagatgattacatggaatgttccccgtgttctacctcctcttgttccgacaccacaaattactacccttgatgttcaaatgggagttgatggtcgcaagcttgaccctgcaacgattcataatagagattataaactggatgtcggtccccagctaatcactgtaaaaattcctgtgggagctgatggtggatattacaag agccatgtattggacaacacctatgtgatctcttactctattgaaccaatgctggagcatacctggcaagatgggcctgagaagaccaagtacacagtacttcatccaataaccactcctttcatgcctcggcctCCAGTTGTCACAAACg acactgttcctaaagccagagtgttcaatgtgaccctggggacattcctgcctgatgtggagctggtcaaaattatagttggatcagagacgttaactgtgccagaagccaacctaaaaggttacaatgtccaggagcatgtctttcccaatggatccaagacctacactctccaggtgccatttgaggaccccaatgtgaagcaaaag gtaactcctccagataccagaacctacattctgcccctgacctacttgctgaatatagtgccagagaatacaccctttactcatcctgctgtagttgaagccattctcaaagacatca ttctacctatagtaactggctactgtgatggtgctgcattctaa